A stretch of Oryza brachyantha chromosome 4, ObraRS2, whole genome shotgun sequence DNA encodes these proteins:
- the LOC102721069 gene encoding beta-glucosidase 13, translating to MAAAGAVVMLSGLLLPFLLAVASGEPPISRRSFPEGFIFGTASSSYQYEGGAAEGGRGPSIWDTFTHQHPDKIADRSNGDVAADSYHLYKEDVRIMKDMGMDAYRFSISWTRILPNGSLSGGINKEGITYYNNLINELLLKGVQPFVTLFHWDSPQALEDKYNGFLSPNIINDYRDYAEVCFKVFGDRVKHWITFNEPLSYCVVGYASGTFAPGRCSPWEQGNCSVGDSGREPYTACHHQLLAHAEAVRLYKEKYQVLQKGKIGITLVSNWFIPLSRSKSSIDAAKRALDFMLGWFMDPLIRGEYPLSMRELVGSRLPQFTREQSGLIKGAFDFIGLNYYTSNYAGSLPPSNGLNNSYNTDARANLTAVRNGVPIGPQAASPWLFIYPQGFRELVLYVKEKYGNPTIYITENGVDEFNNKTLPLQEALKDDTRIEYYHKHLLSLLSAIRDGANVKGYFAWSLLDNFEWSNGYTVRFGINYVDYNDGEKRYPKKSAHWFKEFLQK from the exons ATGGCGGCTGCAGGGGCAGTGGTGATGCTCAGTGGACTTCTCCTCCCTTTCCTCCTGGCTGTCGCCTCCGGCGAGCCGCCGATCAGCCGGAGAAGCTTCCCTGAGGGGTTCATCTTCGGGACGGCCTCGTCGTCGTATCAG TATGAGGGCGGTGCAGCGGAAGGGGGCAGAGGACCAAGCATCTGGGACACATTCACGCATCAGCACCCAG ATAAGATAGCTGATAGAAGTAATGGGGACGTGGCTGCGGATTCCTACCATCTATACAAG GAGGATGTGCGCATCATGAAGGATATGGGAATGGATGCATACAGATTCTCCATCTCATGGACAAGAATTCTTCCAA ATGGAAGTCTGAGCGGTGGAATCAACAAAGAAGGCATCACGTATTACAACAATTTGATCAATGAACTATTATTGAAAG GGGTGCAACCATTTGTTACCCTTTTCCACTGGGACTCGCCACAGGCACTAGAAGATAAATATAATGGATTTCTTAGCCCTAATATCAT AAATGACTACAGGGACTATGCTGAAGTCTGCTTCAAAGTGTTCGGTGACAGAGTGAAGCATTGGATCACCTTCAATGAACCTTTGAGCTACTGCGTTGTGGGTTATGCATCTGGCACATTTGCACCAGGCCGCTGTTCTCCCTGGGAGCAGGGAAATTGCAGTGTTGGAGATTCAGGAAGGGAGCCTTACACTGCATGCCATCATCAGCTACTTGCTCACGCGGAAGCCGTTCGGTTGTACAAAGAGAAATATCAG GTCTTACAAAAGGGGAAGATTGGGATAACTTTGGTCTCGAACTGGTTCATTCCCTTATCCCGCTCCAAATCCAGCATCGACGCTGCAAAGCGTGCTCTAGACTTCATGCTTGGATG GTTTATGGATCCCCTGATTAGAGGTGAGTACCCCCTAAGCATGAGAGAGTTAGTTGGGAGTCGCCTGCCGCAGTTCACCAGGGAACAGTCTGGTTTGATCAAGGGAGCATTCGATTTTATTGGACTTAATTACTACACCTCAAACTATGCCGGTAGCCTTCCTCCATCAAATGGCCTTAACAACAGCTACAATACTGATGCTCGAGCTAATCTTACCG CTGTTCGAAATGGAGTCCCCATAGGTCCTCAG GCTGCTTCACCTTGGCTTTTCATCTATCCTCAAGGGTTCCGTGAATTGGTACTTTATGTTAAAGAGAAATACGGAAATCCTACTATATACATCACTGAAAACG GTGTTGATGAATTCAACAACAAGACCTTACCACTCCAGGAAGCCTTGAAGGATGACACCAGGATAGAGTACTACCACAAGCACCTTCTTTCCCTGCTAAGTGCTATAAG GGACGGAGCAAATGTGAAGGGGTACTTTGCATGGTCGCTGCTTGACAACTTCGAGTGGTCGAACGGCTACACAGTTCGGTTTGGGATAAACTATGTGGATTACAACGACGGAGAGAAGAGGTACCCCAAAAAGTCAGCCCATTGGTTCAAGGAATTCCTCCAGAAGTga
- the LOC102721355 gene encoding LOW QUALITY PROTEIN: G-type lectin S-receptor-like serine/threonine-protein kinase LECRK1 (The sequence of the model RefSeq protein was modified relative to this genomic sequence to represent the inferred CDS: inserted 1 base in 1 codon) codes for MEPPFILLILFLVFIIAPSKAQQNITLGSVLTTQGVNSSWISPSGXFAFGFRLIDANSSYILAVWFDKTIDKTLAWYAKTNTEVPDLVVVPSGSRLQFSSNGLSLLDPGGHEIWNPQVTAAAYASMLDTGNFVLAGADGSTKWGTFESPADTILPTQGPLSEVQLYSRLTSTGYSNGRFLLQVKDGNIEFDLVAVPSGNVYNSYWNPNTAGNGSQLFFSATGRVYFTLQDGAEINITSAIMGSMVDYYQRATLDPDGVFRQYVYPKNEAAKKWNNIGWTIVDFIPRNICEIITSTDGSGACGFNSFCSFNWNRNDTVDCQCPPHYSFIDQVQKYKGCKADFQPQSCDLDEETMIDQFDLIPMNGVDWPLADYEHFTSIGMDDCKKLCLTDCFCAVVVFNNGNCWKKKLPMSNGRMDSRVDRTLFLKVPKNNNSQSQLNGNSIKWKKDKKYWILGSSLLLGSFFLVCILLVLFITFRNYFATKSKKTDLPKQSSSTGGLPLKSFTYEELHEATGGFSEEVGRGGSGVVYKGQLQDQLGTHVAVKKIDRVLPDIEKEFAVEVQTIGWTFHKNLVRLLGFCNEGAERLLVYEFMPNGSLTGFLFDTIRPSWHLRVQFALGVARGLLYLHEECSTQIIHCDIKPQNILLDDNFTAKISDFGLAKLLRMDQTQTNTGIRGTRGYVAPEWFKNIAITAKVDVYSFGVILLEIVCCRRNVEKDMTNDDRDILTDWANDCYRSGRIDLLVEGDEEASFDIKRVQRFLAVALWCIQEDPAMRPTMHKVTQMLDGAVEIAMPPDPASYISSLQ; via the exons ATGGAACCTCCCTTCATCCTCCTTATCCTCTTCTTGGTGTTCATAATAGCTCCTTCTAAAGCTCAGCAGAACATCACCCTGGGTTCAGTCCTGACCACCCAAGGCGTGAATTCATCATGGATTTCACCCTCTG GATTTGCATTTGGTTTCCGACTCATCGATGCCAACAGCTCTTACATACTTGCCGTCTGGTTCGACAAGACCATCGACAAAACCTTGGCATGGTATGCCAAGACCAACACAGAAGTACCAGACCTAGTGGTAGTGCCTTCTGGTTCTCGACTTCAGTTTAGCTCTAATGGTCTCTCACTCCTTGACCCTGGTGGCCATGAGATCTGGAACCCCCAAGTCACTGCTGCAGCTTATGCTAGCATGCTTGACACTGGAAACTTTGTGCTTGCTGGCGCAGATGGCTCTACAAAGTGGGGAACCTTTGAGAGCCCAGCAGACACCATTCTGCCCACACAAGGGCCACTTTCTGAAGTTCAACTCTACAGTCGGCTGACGTCCACGGGCTACTCCAATGGCCGATTTCTACTCCAAGTGAAAGATGGAAACATTGAATTTGATCTAGTTGCTGTTCCCTCAGGAAATGTGTATAATTCATATTGGAACCCCAACACAGCTGGTAATGGCTCACAACTTTTCTTCAGTGCAACCGGAAGGGTATACTTCACCTTGCAGGATGGTGCTGAAATTAATATCACGTCTGCAATCATGGGTTCAATGGTAGACTACTACCAGCGTGCAACACTTGATCCAGACGGTGTTTTCCGCCAGTATGTGTACCCAAAGAATGAGGCAGCAAAGAAGTGGAACAACATAGGGTGGACTATTGTGGACTTCATCCCCAGGAACATATGTGAAATCATCACAAGCACAGATGGAAGTGGTGCATGTGGATTCAACAGCTTCTGCAGCTTCAACTGGAACCGAAATGACACAGTGGATTGCCAATGTCCACCACACTACTCATTCATAGACCAGGTGCAGAAGTACAAAGGCTGCAAAGCAGATTTCCAACCACAGAGCTGTGACTTGGATGAAGAAACAATGATCGATCAATTTGATTTGATCCCAATGAATGGGGTAGATTGGCCTCTCGCAGACTATGAGCACTTCACCTCTATTGGGATGGATGACTGCAAGAAACTATGCTTGACAGATTGCTTTTGTGCTGTCGTGGTGTTTAACAACGGAAACTGTTGGAAGAAGAAGCTCCCAATGTCTAATGGAAGAATGGACAGTAGAGTTGATAGAACACTTTTTCTAAAGGTGCCCAAGAACAACAATTCCCAGTCTCAACTTAATGGTAACTCCATCAAGTGGAAGAAAGATAAGAAGTATTGGATCCTTGGTAGCTCTCTACTCCTTGGAAGCTTCTTCTTGGTCTGCATTCTCCTCGTCTTATTCATTACTTTTCGAAATTATTTTGCAACGAAAAGCAAGAAGACAGATCTACCAAAGCAATCATCTAGCACTGGGGGACTTCCTCTGAAATCTTTCACCTATGAAGAACTTCATGAGGCAACAGGTGGGTTTTCCGAAGAAGTTGGTAGAGGTGGTTCTGGGGTAGTCTACAAGGGGCAATTACAAGATCAACTTGGTACACATGTTGCAGTCAAAAAAATTGACAGGGTCTTGCCAGATATTGAAAAGGAGTTTGCAGTGGAAGTCCAGACCATTGGATGGACATTTCACAAAAACCTGGTCAGGTTGTTAGGGTTCTGCAACGAAGGGGCAGAGAGATTGCTTGTTTATGAGTTTATGCCAAATGGCTCGCTTACTGGATTCCTTTTTGACACCATCAGGCCATCTTGGCACCTACGAGTTCAGTTTGCATTAGGGGTAGCAAGAGGACTGCTCTACTTGCATGAGGAATGCAGCACACAGATCATCCACTGTGACATAAAGCCTCAAAATATCCTTCTTGATGACAACTTCACAGCAAAAATATCTGACTTTGGTTTAGCAAAGCTGCTGCGGATGGACCaaacacaaacaaacacaGGAATCCGAGGAACCAGAGGATATGTTGCACCCGAGTGGTTCAAGAACATTGCTATCACTGCCAAGGTGGATGTATACAGTTTTGGGGTCATCCTTCTAGAAATTGTATGTTGCAGGCGTAATGTGGAGAAAGACATGACCAATGATGATAGAGACATACTTACTGACTGGGCAAATGACTGTTATCGTTCTGGAAGAATTGATTTACTAGTGGAGGGTGATGAGGAGGCATCATTTGACATTAAGAGGGTACAAAGGTTTCTGGCAGTAGCACTTTGGTGCATCCAAGAGGACCCAGCCATGCGACCTACCATGCATAAGGTGACACAAATGCTTGATGGTGCTGTTGAGATCGCGATGCCTCCTGACCCTGCATCATATATCAGTTCACTTCAGTAA
- the LOC102706099 gene encoding putative protein Brevis radix-like 5, whose translation MHACFHGGGGRVRSIGIIRDLTRNVKAMSLKVKMGGGGGIHGRVRRRRRGSRQEEENEEEEEDELEMQGKDIAAAAAPSASAKIAPAQQQEADGHEATTSGGGGGDDDRRRRKGEQGGRRQEHCDKCCCPPDDGPGVEEDEEVVATDHTTAAATAAAAEEQEEESDHEWVAEPEPGVLMTLVARPDGTNHLRRIRFSEELFDGHRAAQRWWADNYDSIVELYSVVQPEPEHAVEEGGSNDADSVPATPCQSEDDDHRRRRQQGSDSASNFSGPSSGSGSGSRGGSASTVGSPILGLVTAAGGGASATQAKHSPT comes from the exons ATGCACGCGTGcttccatggcggcggcggcagggtcAGGTCCATCGGAATCATCCGGGACCTCACCAGGAAT GTGAAGGCCATGTCTCTCAAGGTGAagatgggcggcggcggcgggattCATGggcgggtgcggcggcggagacggggGAGccggcaggaggaggagaacgaggaggaggaagaggatgagCTGGAGATGCAGGGGAAGGACattgcggctgcggcggcgccgtccgcgTCCGCCAAGATCGCGCCGGCGCAGCAGCAGGAAGCCGACGGCCACGAGGCCACgactagtggtggtggtggtggtgatgatgatcGCCGACGGCGGAAGGGCGAGCAAGGAGGAAGGAGGCAAGAACACTGCGACAAGTGCTGCTGCCCTCCGGACGACGGCCCCGGAgtggaggaggatgaggaggtgGTGGCCACGGATCATACCACGGccgcagcgacggcggcggcggcggaggagcaggaggaggagagcgatCACGAGTGGGTGGCGGAGCCGGAGCCCGGGGTGCTGATGACGCTGGTGGCGCGCCCAGACGGCACCAACCACCTCCGCCGGATACGGTTCAGCGAGGAGCTGTTCGACGGCCACCGGGCGGCGCAGCGGTGGTGGGCGGACAACTACGACAGCATCGTCGAGCTCTACAGCGTGGTCCAGCCCGAGCCCGAGCACGCCGTCGAGGAAGGCGGCAGCAACGACGCCGACTCGGTACCCGCAACCCCGTGCCAGTCCGAGGACGACGACCACCGCCGGCGTCGGCAGCAGGGGTCCGATTCGGCCTCCAACTTCTCCGGCCCGtccagcggcagcggcagcggtaGTCGGGGCGGGTCGGCCAGCACGGTGGGCTCCCCCATCCTCGGCCTCgtcacggcggccggcggcggcgcgagtgCGACGCAGGCCAAGCACAGTCCGACGTAG